aaatcttattttcacattcTTTCACTATATCTCTTtaaatttattatataaaaattaagTGAATATTAACACCCAAAATTAACAGATTTTCTCCTGctaatatgtgtgtatatatcaCATCAAATTTTATGATGAACTTtaaaatgttatataatattaaGTCATTTAAAAATTCTGTCGGTGACAACATCTATATGTATAAGTTAAAAGAGAACGTTTTGGTTATAGCCTTTTGGGGCACGTGTAATATAATTTAATATTGCAAAATAGTCCCCACAGTTAGTTAGTGTTGTCAATTCCGCCACCATATAAGCCACTTTGCCACAAGAgagtagggcaaagtttaaaaCTTTAAAATAAGCTTGACTTTGACTCGTCAGCTTGATGAGTCGTCAGAATCAGACTTCAAAATTaactaagaaaaaaaaaaaaaaacttaagatATTGATTTGAAAGCATGAACAAACAAACATGTTGCAGGTATATGAAAAGTTATATTTGATAATCAAattaatttaaaatatataaatgaaGTATAACAGAGTATGATCATGAATTCTTTCAAAAAGTTTATATATCATTTGATCATTCCAGTTATGTGTGGCGATAAACAGAAAACCACAAAGTTACTTTAGAACTACTATCAGCCAAAATTTGTTTATTGTTTTTTCGATACTTAACTCTATATAATCATGAGGGAATTCAAATTAATATAAATACAAAATTGTTCATAAgttattaataattatataatacAAATCATGATATCGAGTCAAACATAAAATCAAGTTTATAAGTTAATATTCAGAGATCAAGTTTATAATATTCAAAGATCTTCCTATAAAGGAAATCTTAATATTCAATACTGCAATAAAGACGAAAACTGAAATGAAAGAAATGTGGTTATGAATAAAAGCATATGTAAAATTATATTTGATAATGAAGTTAATTTCCAAATACATATATTAATTATAACAAagtatattattactattacaaattaAAATTCTTTAAATAAACACCGACAACAATATTCTTTAAAAATTCTACTTTATATATTCAAGTATCGAAAAGCTAAGCTTGAGTTTAGTCCTTCTTGAGCTCGCTCGGTAATTTACATCTTCTGAGTTTCTTGTTATATGTTTCACTCAAACAAACTTAAGCCTAAACGTAAAGTTTGAGTCGAAATTTAACTCTTTAGCCATCCTACTAGAATGaaacataatataaataaaaataagaatatgtTAGACATGAAAATTTAGTATATGTGAAAATGAGTCAacatatttattaaatatttaatgtAAACATATTAAAAAATAACAAATTTCAGACCAAAAATGAAATGAAGGAAATGTGGTTGAGAATAAAAGCTTTTTGTTTGGTGTTGGTGCACATCATTGACGAAATTGCCCGGTGTGATTTGTCTCTAAACTCTGCATTGCTGGTAATTTCTTCTACTTATGGTAGGGTAGAGTTGTCTTTTCCTTTCAAACATTGATTGTTATCATGTGCCGGTGGGTGCAATTTGGACCACTTACCCTAACACTTCCACTATACACCGACACAAGTTAAGGACTATTCAATATGTAATTATTAATGACCAGGTGATGCTTGTCCGCGTTACAGGGCGATGACTGAATAAttgtcaaccaattaaaaaaaaaagaactatagttttgctagaaagaaaaagtaaaaaaagtgTTAGGCAGTTATTTGACacgatttttagctgggggcaaagttatgtttttatttttacttgggggaaaaatcaattttttttcctTGAGagtaaaatcctaatttttagctaggggaaaaccatattttATTTTGCACTAGGGGCAAAAaggtaattttgaattgagggtgatatcgtaattttgaaccgagtggaaattcgtaaattttagctgggggcaaaaacataaatttattttgaactggggacaaatacgtaattttaaactgtgggcaaaactgtaattttaaagtaggtataaaataataaactggtgtaaaatcgtaattttgagcggggaggaaaacaaaattttattttgaactggggcgaaaacgtaattttggctgaGAGTAAAAGCGTATTTTTTTTACCGAGGGCGAAATCGTATATTTTAGCTCGGGGCAAAAGGGTAAATGTATTTTGAAGTTGAGGCAAACCGTATTTTTTAATTggagcaaaaacgtaattttaaagtgtatataaaataataaattggtTGGTCCAATGGGTATTGCTCGCCGCCCATTTGAAACAATGGTAGAGAAACACTATTCCAGGGCAAAAACGTAACTTTAAAGTGTgcataaaataataaactggtcgGTTCAATAGGGAGGGGCGGCCGCTCATTTGAACCAATGGCAGGGTGATGTTATTCCCTGCCATGTGGTTTGTATATGTTGAAAACTAGAGTTATGTGTCGTCCGCGTTGCGGGGCGTGACACATTTATTTGggttagttatacatgctacttataacacgataTAAAAAAAAGATGCATCGAGTTAACCAAATAAAGAAAAACATTATCATAGTTATGACacaaaaataactaaaacgatggcaagcgggtaatttagagttgggggcaaaacaataatttgtcaAGACCAATTAGCGAGCGTTAGGCAGTTGTTTGacacaaataaaaacaaaattgagtaaacaaagtaaaataaaaCGCTACTATAGTTTTGCCCAAAAAAACTATGGTAACATTGCAATTTTTAGcgtgggtaaaatcgtaattttaaaatggaggtaaaataatattttgaacttagggcaaaaacgtttttttattttgaattgggggcaaaatcgtaataaTTTTACtgaggacaaaatcgtaatttttagctgggggcaaaacaaaaattttattttgaactggtggcgaaattgtaattttaaactgggagcCAAATTGTAATTTGGCAGGATTGTAGCGGTgggtaaaaatataatttttttaaccaaagcaaaatcgtaaatttaagctGGGGGCAAGgcataaatttaatttctaactgggggcaagatcgtaattttaaacaggggataaaatcgtaatttggcagggGGCAAGATCGTTATTTTAAAcaggggataaaatcgtaatttgacaggaCCTATAAAAAactattttatgaaaaaaaaaaaaggaagaagGAAACTTGGCCGCCACTTTTGGCCAACCTATTGCCGCCGACAAAACAAACTTATGTTTGTATGTATTGAAAATGAATGAATgaataaaaacaaatacttttttgttattttaattttaaaatctGGAAATTTTATATCTGCGACTACATAGTAACCTCGTAAACACTAAAGGGTCTGTGGTGTAGGGTATTAAGGTGTTGGATATtagaatttgtttttttaaccaGTTAGAGTTTAACCTACGTGGTGAACAAAACAAGTGTACTTTTGTAATAGAACTAGTGTTTGTTCTGCTCGTGTTGCGGGGTAGTAAGTCGAATATTTCTCTCTTATCACATTTACgtctgtgtttcggttacttATACATAGTACTCATAAAACGatcttaaaaaaattatatcgagtcaaccaattaaaacaaaaaattaccaaacttttgctaaaaaaactaaaacgatggaaatACTATAATTTTAAATTGGGGGCAATATTGTAATTTCTCAGGACAAATGAGCGTGTGTCAGGCGGCTGTCTGCCATGAATGAAAAATacactaagggggtgtttggggttgagttttgaaaatagattatgcgttttcaataatcagaatcagataattagctgtaacaaaacgtgctgcagaaagatagtgtttggatttgattatgttgtttgatatcacaataatcagataatcaacattgtttggatttgattatgttgtttgatatcacaataatcagataatcaactatttgagtgtttggcaagtatatatattttaaaaaaatacataagtgaaaacgtaaaaaatcagtttttggattatgacgttttcctgcagcaaggggtgacctacttatggattatcacgttttgaactctacaaaacgtaaaaaatcactttttattaattttttaccaaacactcaaaatagatcttttgcgatttcaaaacacaataatcaaataattaggttgaaaacgcaatcccaaacaccccctaagtcaaccaattaaaacaaaacattaccatagttttgcaaaaaaaaaaaaaaacgaaagcACAACTATATTTTTACACtggggaaaaatcgtaatttgccaggagaaaaaaaaagcaaaaacgatggcaaaactgtaaataaGAACTAAgtacaaaatcgtaatttggctggaAGGAAAAACATCAAAACCAATGTCAAAACTGTAAATCTAAACAGAGCAAATTCGTAATTTTACTGGACCAATGGGTAAGTGCTAGGCAgttgcctggcactattcccctctATGTGGTTTGTAgtgtatataaatataaattagaaAGTTTGAATTACcgcataaaaataaataataaaaatacccTAATAAGCGAAAAGTTCGGTTTAATGTAAATAAGCATTAATAATAGCAAGAGGATTGAATAAATTCAAgctattttaatttaattttttctAATTTTTACAATTTAGTcaactttttttaaatagttaGTAAGATTCCTCTACGCTATGCGGCGGAAATTCAGTCGATATCAATTCGGTTCATTATGGCATAGTCATTTGTTATAGCAAtcgaaaaagaaaagaaaaaactaATAAAGATGTGACACGCTCAAAAGAAAATTGACACATGTTTACATCAAccgaaaacaataaaaacgaaaAATTATAGCGATACCACTACATATTATTGTTCAATTAGAATCAGTTAGTCAGGATATTGATACGCCAACAATAATCGTATAGCCTGCGATAATCTATTTTGACTGCAACATCGTTGTCAACAAACTTTTTACTGGAGCGTCAAAAAATTTTAGAATATCCACGTATTCAACTTTTTAAGAAAAGTTAATAAACGTGAGTTAATGGGGGAAATAAAGTCAAATGAAAACCAAATGGACTAAAGACTTGCACATTTTTAAGGACATAGTTGAGGATAAAAGTTTATGGAGACGTAGGATTAAATTTCAAAACTTTTAGCAGAATCATagaattttgtaataaaatttTGAATGAGCTTTTTTCGGTGGTGTTTACATATTAttgtttttgtgtgttttatatgATGTGTATGGGTAAATTACTAGGACTGTTAATTCTATGTTTATTGGATTTGTAGGTCTTTTGAGTGGTTATTTGTTTAATTTCTATGCCTGATTGAATATGGCTgtcactattttttttaaattttttaaattgCCTTTATTATTTTAAGAAGTTAATATTCATACACTTTTTTCACTCTAgagctctctctctctttctctctctctctctatatatagggTCATGATCATTTTAAAACCATAAGAattcctaataaacaatctttttatttatatatttttatatttaggataattttatcatctattatgtgtatttttacgattacatacatgttaagaataattttatcattttttatatgtaattttataattacacatatgtaaactaatttttttacatatatgtaattagttatgacacatatatataattttggcaattaaacatatgtaaactatttttaacatatatgtaatcaaagaaatacatataatagatgataaaaagatgctAAACACAAAAActaatatataaaatgattgtttattatgagtactgaaagttctgtagttatttggagttctgaaatgaactcattatatatatatatatatatatatatatatagagagagagagagagagagtcatttctaatattggtaatgtaaaaagtagtgtattacttatggtagtgtaaatgaaagtgtaattgtctaatatttataatgtattacggaatttgtcaaagaaatgatacatatgcacatgtgcacgGATAACGGTTACtcgaaattttttatttttttgagggggtttagtttttaacatttagctttgggggggggggggggtaggtttttagtatttaacgtatgaaaaagttatagccgtttgaaaatcaaCGTGATAATGAGTTTAAATGAGAAATGTCCATAATACTCTTTCtctatttgttttattaaattctTTGAATCTTATATTTATGAAAATGACACCGCCTAATTTTCAGGCATTAATCTTGAAAGATCAATTACTAACCTTGTTTCCTACACTTCATAAACAACTTTTGACTCAGGATCTCCTCTTTATTATTTGATAGAATAAAGGTTAATGATGCCTAAAAATATTAGTAGCATCCAGATATGCATATTTTTATTTAACAGAATAAAGGTTGGTGATGCAAATAAATAGAAAAGTGTATATTTTATCTTGTGATACAGTGAATTCAGATGAATGTTTATTGACAAGAATGCAAGAGATGTCACTTGACTACCATTTTAAAGTGGAACAAGAAGTTGGCTCTTCTACCTACGCATTCTTTGGATTCAATGGTATGTTTGCATTGAGCTGCTACTGTTTTTTTACAAGAAATTGACGACCTCTCTTCTATGTTTAGGGACTGCCGGAGTATGGCGGATGGCGGCAATAAATGAGGCCGGAGGGTGGAAGGACCGCACTACAGTTGAAGATATGGATTTAGCAGTTCGAGCTAGTCTTAAAGGATGGAAGTTCTTGTATCTTGGCTCACTAAAGGTAATGTGCTATTATTTCCTAGAGTAAGTAGGCGGCGTATCTTAAGTCACACTAAACTTTTTTAGGTGGGAGTTTCAATAAAATTCGTTTTCATAATTAGTCTTTATTTGTAACAGTTTGAGGGGTATTCCTGTTAACTAAAAATTAGGCTATTGTAGAGTCGACGAACCCCTTTAAACCTCTAAATCCGTCCACAAACATATGAATGTTAACATAAACTATTTGTCATGATAACCCGTCTTTCTTTGTTTACATGTGTAGGTAAAAAATGAACTGCCAAGCACACTGAAAGCCTACCGTTACCAACAACATCGTTGGTCTTGTGGTCCCGCTAATCTTTTTAGGAAAATGGTTTTCGAGATCATAAGAAATAAGGTATGATTTAAAGGACCAATTTTTATTTAACAATTCTAATAGTTTATTTGACCAACGGAAAGTGTTactgaaggtttttttttttttttaatctagaGAGTGACACTGTCGAAGAAGCTATACGTGATGTACAACTTCTTCTTTGTAAGAAAGATCGTAGCTCATATTGTTACCTTCGTGTTCTATTGTGTTGTACTTCCCGCAACTGTGATGGTGCCTGAAATCATTATTCCAAGGTGGGGTGCGGTTTATATCCCAACCGTCATCACTATTCTGAATGCAGTAGGAACTCCGAGATCTTTCCATTTGTTGGTGTTTTGGATTCTATTTGAAAATGTTATGTCCCTCCATCGGACTAAGGCTACATTTATCGGATTATTTGAGGCTCAAAGAGTGAATGAATGGGTTGTCACCGAAAAGCATGGAGATTCTTCCAAGGTTAAAGGAGCAACAAAACAACTTAAAACACCCCACTTCAAAATAGGGGAAAGGTATTCTCATTTCTCCACAAAGCGTCTCTAATACATGTTTTAAAGGGCACATGGGCGTTACCCATTTTTATTTCGGTTTAAATTAAATTTTATTGTGTTATTAAGCAAGCATGCACAAACTAATGAAAGATCGTATGGTTTTAAATAGGGTTCTTATGCTAGAGCTTGGTATGGGTTTCTTCCTATTTACGTGTGGTTGCTACGATTTTGCATTTGGGAAGGACAGGTACTTCATTTACCTATATGTACAAGCGATAGCATTCTTCATAATGGGATTCGGCTATGTTGGAACTCATGTTCCCGACTCGTAGACGTGACCTTCTTCATTCGTCACTTATCATTTTCACGTTTTGATCGACAGTCATTCTACACTTGTTTCATTCGCTGCGTCATACAAGTGTTGTTTGAGAATATGCAACTTTCATTAATATTGCTTGCTTTGTACTTTTTGTGTATATAGCGAACGTTAATACATGTTTTTTCTACATTATTGTAAAGGTTTTGAAGCCTTTCCCAATAAGGTTACTtttgtatatttaaaaaaaaaaaatcaaaatgcaATGATACTTGTCGTCCAAAGCGAGATGACAATAAAAACCAATTTTTAGGGTGTGTGTTTACTAAAGTGTAAGGACTGTATTATCTATGTACATTCGGTTTCGTAATGATGATTTATATTTGTTTTGTgttttagagcattcacattctatccacCAAATCTTGAGAGATgggtttttaaattataaaaagtggtttaagtggttgtgagtggaggagagagaaaatgttactgttcatctgtatatttgggggacactgttcaccctgtataattttttaatatattttgaaagtggttgtgagtagaggagagagaaaatgtaatatatattgaaaaggagagagaaaaagtatttgtttttagtggaaatatattgatataggaattgttttttagtggaatgtatgtatatttttagtggattggatgtgaatgctcttgcACCAAGCACCCACTAACAACATTTACATCCATTCCACTATATTTTCACtttaaattacactaaaaaataatacattttctctctccttctcaattaaataatatttttatacctttatcattatcttttctctcttctccactcacaaccactttcaaaatatattaaaaaattataggggttGAACAGTGTCCCcgaaatatacagatgaacaataACATTTTCCCTCTCATccacttagagcattcacatccaaataaCCAAATtatgtgtgtggtgtttttaaaatataaagagtataaaaagtggttgtgagtggataagagagaaaatgttactgttcatctgtatatttggggggagactgttcaccccctataattttttaatatattttgaaagtggttgtgagtgaaggagagagaaaagataatgataaaggtataaaaaatattatttaattgaaaatgagagagaaaatgtagtgttttttagtgtaatttagggtgaaaatatgagggattgaatgtgaatgctcttacacccactttttatactttttatattataaaaaaatccaCTCAAAGAATTTGATGGAATAGATATATTTGTAAAATCTACACAATGAGCATATATTTACATTGTTTGTAAAACAAGCTGTGGTAATTTTACCATACATGTTAGGGTTGCCCCTAAAAATTCTCAAAAATCTTGGGTAGGAAACGAATAAAAAATAGGTCCCTATATATTTAAAGAACAtatagttttatttttaattttggcCCTCTTTGAGTAAGCGGGTCATGGACAATCAGTCACCCTACCTGTTAAAACAACAAGAGTATGGCAGGGGAAAGGTCCAGGATCCACTCCAAATGATAGCTTCCTTGTCGAGATCTGCAGTCAAAGAATACCGTTAGCTTTAACACGAAAGGTGGCCTCCCGCGTTTGAACTCTGGCGTGAGAATCAATCGACTGATCTCTAAGAGTTAAACATAAAAGATCGAGAGTAGTTATAGAGAGAAAAAGAGAGAGTAGTGAGAACATACCATTGTTGCTGGAAAAAGTCTCCCTTTTATACGTAGAAAGGTCTGCCCAGGGAAGCTTCTCGCCAACTCATAACTTTCATATATTGTAAGGCTTATCTCTGATGATGTTGCTTGTGCGGATGACCTTTCCTCATTAGGTATTGTCAGGATTATGTGTCTCTATGCAACTTTATTCACTTTTGGGCAAAATCACATCATTTTGACTTGCAGCTTTGAGACCCAATGTGTACAGTAACATAAGCTTCTAGCTTCCGACCTTCAGTTTCCAGGGTCTTGTTGTGTATGTCCGTTGTTCCGCTCAAGGTTCGGTTGAGGTGTTTTGGTGTGTTGTTACACCACGCCTAAAACAAGCCTTTCGGCTAGAGCGTGAAGAGCTATGGCTAGACATGATAGTATTGACTGGAGGGTGAGTGCACTAATTGAGAACCCAGGTGCATTAGATAAGGTGTTTGCTGATGTTTTATTTTGGATAACGAGTTTAGTGGCGATGGAGGTCGAAAAGTGTGTGAAAGTGGAACCCAGTATGTACCTGACCAGAAAAAGAAGTTTCCAAGTGGGTTTCAATACCTTCAACAACGGCTGCTATTGCCTTTCCCCTTTCAGCTGCCCTTTCCATACGCGCAGTTGAGTCATATAAAGATTTTGCTACATCAAGTAAAGTTATAACCTCGCCATTCTCTACAGGCAAAATGTAATCGAATTGAATTAGTTCACAAGATTAGAAGGTTCTAGAATGATAATAAGTAGCAAAATGACAGGGAAGAAATAATAGGGTCGGGTCAAAAAGGGTGATTTTAGTATGGGTTGGGTTGGTTGATCAAGAAACACTTTTTATCCCTTTTTTCTTCAACTTTATACATAACCCATATATAAAACATGGCCCTTGTTGGGCCCCTTTCAACCCATTGGTTCGATttcatttttgaaattttttttttttaattttacggGTATAACCCGAAACTACCAAGGATAATTTTAACTAGTAGTTTACTCGTCCGCGGTCCGGGTATATATGATTAACACCATCCAAACTCACTGCATATTTTAATATCACAATGACTTCTTATCCAACTATTAAGAACATCAATAAATGTGTCTATGTTTAAGATAATGATGACTTTTTATTTGATTGCGATAAGTAACTACAACTGTTCTTGAATTGTCATACATACTAACTTAAAATCTTACATCTATTAACCCCTGTTGTGTTAACCGGAGGAACCAAGGCTTGGTTGATAATTAGGTTATCattatttaataataaataaaattgaCAGGAACATTTGTGACAAACTGATATATAAAAAAGACATAATCGATACTAAATGAAATAATATATGATAACTTACtcaatattttaatttatttaaaataaaaataaaatcagtttGATTAATAATTATCGTTAAAGGGATAATataaattaaaattcaagaaaTAAAGGTACATGAATTAAAAGAATACTTAATGAATAAAATAACTAAAGTTAAAGTGAAAATGAGGTAAGGTGAAGGAACACGTAAGCAAGATGTCAAAAAAGGACAAAATACAAAAAAGTACAAAGGCCAATCACCCATTATCTTCAATCTGTTATCTTCTTTCTTTTTCGGTTCACATTCTTTCTTTTTTGCTTgtaatctaaaaaaataaatatgaaGCATATATCCTACAAAGGGACAGCCAACCCCATTAATCCTTCTTCGCACCCACGTTGTGGCCAACCCCAACCCTCCTGCCCCACCCCCTAACCGCGCCATGGTGTGGTGGTGTTGCTGGGTGTTGTTTGCTGATCTAGCACTGGAAAACGCTCTACCCTATTGTCAACTTTTGTATCCATCAAGTTGTTGATTGGTTATGATTCTTGATTGTCTGCACTTTGAAAATTTAATAACCTTTTTAGTGTGAGCATTTTAGTTATATTTAAATGTTATACTTTTGCAACACCCGGACTGGGTTGGGTATTACTCTAATGTTTATTATGGTTCTTGCTCGTATGATTGTTTTGACAAACTGACGAATATAAGATAATAAGGTCATTAGTATAATGTTTCTATGTATTGAAATGCCCAAGCACTTTACCTCACTAATTTCTCGCCCGCGTTGAAAGTTGTAAGAACTGAGTTGCCTTTAAAAACCAATAATCTCTATAGTTGCGTCATTTTCCTGTAATTTAGAACAAAGAACTATTAGATTtgataaaatatgaaaaaaagaaaaacatagaATACATAACTTTGCCTCTACCTTCGTGCCTACAATTCAGTGGTTCCTTATCAAGGTtaaatcaaatcaaataaaatGTAAGTGTTAATCACACACTAAAAGAAAGTACCATTACATATAGTTAAATACATTAAATTTAAGATGAACTAATTGAATTTACATTTACCTTCCAGTGAACGTTCTGAATTTTCATACTCTGGAAAATGTTAAATGAACCTGAAAAACTTAACTCATGAATAAACATTAAAATATGACCACTAGACCACTAAACGAAAACAAAATGGATGAGGCAGTATGAATTAGGCTTACTTTGTGTTTGTCATTGTTATCCGATTCTGATCCATCTTTCAtgagaaaaaaagaaaaagaaatgttGATTACATTCATAAAGCTGAAATTTATCGTTGTTGGTTGACCTTTTGTTTTCATAAACTTTTGCTCTTCTCCAGTTATCTTTAAATTGTCATCTTCCTATAAAGCACATAATATGACAATTAAATCAAAAAGCGGAAATTAGGCCACATGAACTTTAACTTTACCTTTAGGAAACGGTTGACATCTTCAATCAAAACTAAACTGATATTGTGCGTGATCCATACGATGTTGTTGTTGATATATTGGAGGTGTTGATCAGACAAAAAGTATGTCCCTGCTCCCATTTATATAGGAATATAAAGAAACTGCTAGTAACCATATAGGAATATAAAGAAACTGCTGGTAaccaaccaactacccacggaactgcatttgtttttttttttttttaaattgcttCCTTTTTGTCGGAACTGGTTTAGGTGGAGAATGTGGGCAGAAAATCATGGGGGGAACTAACTACTTAGCAGTTTTTTAATTAGTTTATAACTTTTTTGTTAGATCGT
Above is a window of Helianthus annuus cultivar XRQ/B chromosome 14, HanXRQr2.0-SUNRISE, whole genome shotgun sequence DNA encoding:
- the LOC110908356 gene encoding glucomannan 4-beta-mannosyltransferase 9: MESMFGGGQVVMVIWRQMKAPLVVPFLRMMMYVCLGMSIMLFVERVYMALVIIFIKLFGKRHRYKWESFKDDVELGNSAYPLVLVQIPMFNEKEVYQLSIGAACGLSWPSDRIVIQVLDDSTDPFIKEMVEIECQKWASKGINIHYQVRDNRKGYKAGALKEGLKHRYANECEYVAIFDADFQPEPDFLWQTIPFLHHNSELGLVQARWKFVNSDECLLTRMQEMSLDYHFKVEQEVGSSTYAFFGFNGTAGVWRMAAINEAGGWKDRTTVEDMDLAVRASLKGWKFLYLGSLKVKNELPSTLKAYRYQQHRWSCGPANLFRKMVFEIIRNKRVTLSKKLYVMYNFFFVRKIVAHIVTFVFYCVVLPATVMVPEIIIPRWGAVYIPTVITILNAVGTPRSFHLLVFWILFENVMSLHRTKATFIGLFEAQRVNEWVVTEKHGDSSKVKGATKQLKTPHFKIGERVLMLELGMGFFLFTCGCYDFAFGKDRYFIYLYVQAIAFFIMGFGYVGTHVPDS